In Methanofollis aquaemaris, the genomic window GGGGCGGCATGGACCTCCCTGCCCGCTGCCATATCGTGAAGAACGATCAGAATCGATCCCCTCCTCTCTCCGGACCGGTCTTCGGAACAATAATAACCACCTGATACCTAATTATACAGAACCACGGGATCCGTCCCGTTGAGGAATGTGGCGCGAAAGCGCCGAACCTTGAGGTGAATACGAATGGCAAAGTCAATGTATTCCTACGTCCGTGAGGCGTGGAAGAACCCTGAAGCCAGCGAGGTCAAGGCCCTCCTCTGGGAGAGGATGCAGACCTGGCGGCGTGAGGGTGCTGTGGTCCGTCTGGACCACCCGACCCGTATCGACCGTGCACGCACCCTTGGCTACAAGGCCAAGCAGGGCGTCATCGTCGTTCGTGCCCGGATCCGCCGCGGCGGTCGGAGGAAGTCCAGATACATCCGCGGCCGCAGGACCGCGAGGATGGGCATGCGCCGGATCACCGGCGGCAAGAGCATCCAGCGGATCGCTGAGGAGCGCGCCTCCCGGAAGTACCCGAACATGGAAGTCCTCAACTCGTACTGGGTTGGTCAGGACGGACGGTACAAGTGGTACGAGATCATCCTCGTCGATGGGAGTCACCCGTCGGTCAGGAACGATCCGTCGCTCGCCTGGGTGGCCAACGCCAACCAGCGCGGCCGTGCCGAGCGCGGCAAGACGTCGGCAGGTCACAAGGGCCGGGGCATGCGTCGCAGGGGTAAGGGTACCGAGAAGACCCGCCCGAGCATCAGGTCCAACGCGAACCGCGGCAAGTAACCCAATCTTTATTTTTTCGGAGTGCACCGATGGCGTATGCCGATGCCTGCGTGCATCCTTATCCTTCAGGCGACACGACCGCCGCTCGCCTCGCCCTCGAGGCTCGTGCCTGTGGTTTTGACACCCTCGTCTCAACCGCCGGTGCAGGGGAGTTCTTCGGGGTGAAGGTGGTGAAGGGCGTCCTGATCAGGGGGCGGACCCCCCGGGACGTCGCACGGAGCGTACGCCGCGTCCCTGCTGACGCCCTGGTCCTTGTCGAAGGGGGGGACGACGGATTCAACCGGGCGGTGCTCTCGACCGGCGGGGTCGATGTGATCCGCGGGATGCACCGGGCCCCGAGACGGGCCTTCGACTTTGTGGCTGCGAGGACCGCGGCCGAACATGAGGTGGCCGTCGAGATCGACCTCGCCCCCATCGTCGCCTGGCGCGGCCGGGAGCGGCAGAAGGTGCTCGGGCGGTATGCCGACCTCCTTGGTCTCCAGCGGAAGTATGGCTTCTCATTCTGCATCGCCAGTAACGCCCATTCGGTCCTCGACCTCAGAAGCGTGCGGGAGACGGTGGGGCTCTGCTCCCTCTTCGGGATGGAGGAGGACGAGGTACGGGCTGCCCTCTCCACGGTGGAGGGGCTGCTCGATCGCCAGGGCCCGGTGAGGGTGGTGGCATGAGGGCGAGACCCAAGGCCCTCCGTGCCAAACGGCGATACCTTCTGGTCAGGCTTCTCCCGCCATGGCGGGCGGTCGGGCAGAAGGCGCTGTACCTCGCGGTCAACGAGGCGGTCACCTCTCTCTTCGGAGATGTCGGTGCCGCCGGGATCGAACCGGCGGTGGTCTACTCGGCAGGCGAGTACGCTGTCGTCCGCTGTCGACGGGGCTCAGAGGACGATCTGGTCGTCGCCTGTGCTACCGTCACGGCCGTCGGGGGGGAGCGGGTCTCCCTGCGGACGGTTGCGACCTCCGGGACCATTGCCGCGCTCAAGTGTCGACTGGAACGTGACTCGGGGCGCTTTGAACCCGAAGAAGCGCGCTATGGTGAAAATGGGGTGCCGGCGTTCAGATACGGACGGCATAAGGTTGATGTGTTACAGGAAGATATTAAAGGAGAGAGCATAGTCTTTTTGACAGATAGTGAGAGAGAGGAGATCTAATGCAGCCACAATATCAGATGGGATATGACCGGGCCATCACGGTGTTCAGCCCGGACGGCCGGCTCTACCAGGTGGAGTACGCCCGTGAGGCGGTCAAGCGCGGGACCACCGCGGTGGGGATCAAGTGCAAGGACGGGGTGATCCTCCTCGTCGACAAGCGGGTGGCATCGCGCCTGCTCGAACCGGAATCGATCGAGAAGATCTACAAGATCGACGACCACATCGGTGTCGCGTCGTCGGGGCTTGTCGGGGACGCCCGGCTCCTGGTCGAGCGGTCGAGGGTCGAGGCTCAGATCAACCGGGTCACCTATGACGAGTCGATCGATGTCGATACCCTGGCCAAGAAGATCTGCGACCACATGCAGGTCTACACCCAGTTCGGCGGGGCACGTCCGTACGGGACGGCCCTGCTCATCGCGGGGGTCTCAGAGGGCGAGTGTCGCCTCTTCGAGACCGATCCCTCGGGGACGCTCCTGGAGTACAAGGCCACCGGGATCGGGATCGGCCGTGCAGCGGTGATGAAGGTCTTCGAGGAAGAGTACGACCCCGAGATAGACGTCAAGCAGGGGGTGCACCTTGGACTCAAGGCCCTTCATGCCGCGACCGAAGGGAAGTTCGATGTCAGTACGGTCGAGATCGGGGTCATCGAGGTCGAGAACCCGGCTTTCCGCAAGATGGAACCAGAAGAAGTGAAGGCCTTCGTCGACGAGACTGAGTTTGAGACGACGGCCGGCGAGGAGTGAGTGACCGATGATCCCGCTTGACCGGGCAGTGGTGGCACGTCTGGAGAGCCACGGCGAGCGGTTCGAGATCGGGGTCGACCCCGATCTTGCGCAGCAGGTACGGCAGGGTGCGGACGTCTCGATCGAGGACGTCGTCGCGGCCGAGACGATCTTTGAGAACTTTGCCCATGGGGACCGGGCCTCGGAAGAGACCCTGCAGAAGGTCTTCGAGACGACCGATTTCGAGCCGATCGCCCGGCGGATCCTCACGAAGGGTGAGATCCACCTCACCTCAGAACAGCGCAAGAAGATGATCGAGGAGCGGCGCCGGCAGGTGATCACTTACATCGCCCGCAACGCCGTCAACCCGCAGACCAAACTCCCGCACCCGCCGCAGCGGATCGAGATGGCGATGGAGGAGGCACGGGTGAACATCGATCCCTTCAAGTCGGTGGAGGAGCAGGTGAAGGTGGCGATGAAGGCCCTGCGTCCGATCATCCCGATCCGTTTCGAGGAGTTGCGGGTTGCGGTGCGGATCCCGGCCGACTATGCGCCCAAGGCCTATGGCGAGATGCAGGCCTCGGTGACGATCGAGCGGGAGGAGTGGCAGAACGACGGGTCCTGGATCTGCGTCTGCCGCATCCCGGCCGGGGTCCAGAACGATCTTTACACGCTGGTCAACCGTCTCTCCAGGGGCGACGGCGAGGTCAAGGTGCTTGAACAAGTATATTAATCCAGAAGTGTAACCTAGTAAGACATAATCAGGGGTAACCAGAATGGCGAGGCGTAAACAGAAGGCAAAAGGTAAAGTCACCGGAAGTGCCGGTAGATTCGGGCCGCGTTACGGCAGGTTCATCCGTAAAAGAGTGCTTCAGGTGGAGAAGGTCCAGAAGGCCACGCACACCTGTCCCCGCTGCGACCATGTCGCGGTGAAGCGGGTCGGCACCGGTATCTGGGAATGCCGCAAGTGCGGGTTCAAGTTCGCCGGTGGCGCCTATGCTCCGCAGACCCCGTCGCTGCGCGTGGCGCTCAGGACAATCGAGCGTGCCATTGAGTCGCAGGAGTAAACGGCGTGGCTGGTTCATATAAGTGTGCGCGGTGCAAGCAGAAGGTGGAGATCGATATCGACTCCGAGGGGCGCAAGCAGATCCGCTGCCCCTACTGCGGGCACCGTATCCTCTTTAAGGAAAGAGGGGCCGGGATCAAAGAGCTGAAGGCTCAATGACCGTCGTCACCACCTCAAGAAAGGCGGCGCACGACCTGCGGGCGCTTGCCCGGCACCTCGCTTTTGCGACGGGTGCCAGGTACATGCCCCGTGGGAAGACGGGATTTGCGGCCCTTGGCGATGAGCCGGTTATCGTTTTTTCGCGTGAGCACGGGAAGGTCCGGCTCCAGATCGTAGAAGAAGGGACGATCATTTTTGATGCATTGGTCGGGAAGGTGACACTCTCCGAGCGGGAGGGCCCCATCGTCCGGACGCTCCGCGTCTCAGACCAATCGGTTTATGATGTCCTGAAAAGATATTGTGAAGCAGAGCTGGTCGAGGCCGCAGAGCCGCTTGTCATCTATGACGGTCAGCAGAAGAAGCGTGTCGTTCTCGAGGTGGTGCCGGATGCATGAGGCGGTCTTTTCTTTTGAAACGCCTGCCGCACCCTTCCTGTACCGGGCCCTCGCCCCTGAGGCAGGGGAGGTGGCAGGCTCGCGGTCCCGCGAGGCGGTCGCCCTCCCTGATCCAGAGACTCTGGTCCTCTCGGTGCAGGCCGAGGATGTCCACGCTCTGCGGGCGGCGCTGAACATGTGGCTCCGGTTGATCAATGTGGCAGATGAAGTTCAGGAGATGATCAGGCATGAGTAGTAATATTTCCCCGAAGGTGCAGCAGCAGCTTGCGATGCTCCAGCAGATCCAGCAGCAGGTCCAGACGGTGGTCGGGCAGAAGACCCAGTACGAGATGGCGGTGAAGGAGACGAACCGTGCTGTCGAGGAACTCAAAGAGGTCGCGGACGACGCCCCGGTCTTTGTGAACGTGGGTACCGTGATGATGCAGCAGGAGAAGGCGACGGTGCTCGCCTCGCTCACCGAGAAGGCCGAGACGCTTGAACTGCGGATCAAGTCGCTGGAGAAGCAGGAGAAGGCGCTCCAGATGAAGTTCGAGCAGCTCCAGGCCCAGGTCAAGCAGGCGATCGGCGGGCCGCAGCAGGCGGCATAAGGTCGTCTCTTTTTTTGTTCGTTTTGGGTCTCTCCGTAGCCTGGGCATTGGAAATCCGTCCCCGATCCGGACCTCTCTTCCGCCGTTTTGAGGGGCGTACCGGGGGCCTATGGGCGTTTTATATTACCGTGGATCATATTGGTCTTCTGTGGGCTTTGTGAGGGCCGGTCTCTTTTCCGTATTGGAGAAAATATGGCTTTTCCGGTTAGATTTGAATAGTGGGCCGATATGGTCCCGGATTGAGGGGTTTGTACCTAAACGGGGGACGATATGGGCGTATCCTGGAGCGGGTCTGCCGCGGCGAGAGCCTGATCGCTCGCCTTCCTTCACGCCAGGGGGAGACCTCCCGGACCCCCCACGACGAGGATAGGTGGGGACGGGGATGGAGTGAGGTCTCCACCAGTTCATCTGTCATGAAAATAAGTGATCAAACGACGAGAAATTTTCTTCCAGTATGTTTTAGGCGTGCGTTCGCTTCAGGAACGATTCTAAAAACTTGTTCAGGCACATCGTTGATCCATCCCGGACCGGATCCCTTCGAGCGACCCCCTGAAGAGAGATCCATCCAGAAGCCCTCTTTTGCACTCTCTATCCCAAAAAAAGATCAGGGGAGGTTCCCCCTCCCCCTTGTCTTCACTCCCCTTTCTCGACCCGTCTGACCAGGTTGACGGCATTGATCATGGCGTCGACCGAGGCGGTGACAATGTCGTCTGAGGAGGCCGAGGCGTCGAAGATGTGGCCTGCCCGGTCCTCCACCGCAATGGTCACATGCCCGATGGCGTCGGTCCCGCCGGTGATCGCCTCGATGGAGAACTCCTTCAGGTGTACGGGTTCGGGCAGGCACCCGAGGATCGCCCGCATCGCAGCGTCCACCGGGCCGTTGCCGGTGCTGCACGCCACTTTCTCGGTCCCGTCGACGACCAGGCGGATCGAGGCCGTCGGGAGGGCGTGGGTGCCGGTGAGCACCGAGATGTCGGAGAGCTGGACCGACGGGGTCACGGCGCCCATCCCCACCACCTCCTCGGCGATTGCATAGAGGTCGGCGTCGGTGACCCGGCGGCCGCGCCCTGAGAAGGCCTTGACCTTCTCCAGGATCTGGTCGAGCTGGGCGTCGGTCGGGGTGAGGTGGACGTCGGCGAGCATCTGGCTGACGGCGTGCCGGCCGGCATGTTTGCCGAACTTGATCCGGCGCCGGTGCCCGACCATCTCGGGGGTCATCACCCCTGGCTCGAAGGTCTCAGGATGTTCGAGCACGCCGTGGGCATGGATCCCGCTCTCATGGGCGAAGGCGTTCTCGCCGACGACCGGCTGCAGGGATGGGACCGCGAAGTTGGCGTGGCGGGAGACGAGCCGCGAGGTCTCGACCAGCCGTGAGGTCTCGACGCCTGTGCCGATCCCGTAGATCGCCTCCAGGGCCATCACCGTCTGGGCGAGGTCGGCGTTCCCGGCCCGCTCGCCCATCCCGTTCACGGTCACCTGGACCTGGGAGGCCCCGGCCTCCACCGCCGCCAGGGTGTTGGCGACGGCGAGGCCGAAGTCGTTGTGGCAGTGGACGTCGATCGGAGCCTTCACCTCTTTCACGACATGGGTGATCAACTCCTTCATTGCCGAGGGGGTCATCACCCCCACGGTGTCGGGGATGTTCACCACCGTGGCCCCGGCCTCCACAGCCGTCCGGCAGGCCCTGACCAGGTCGTCCCAGTCGGTCCTGGTGGCGTCCATCGGCGAGAAGAGGACATGGTCCACATGCTCCCTGGCATAGCCGACGACCTCGGCGGTGGCCGCGAGCACCTCGTCCATGCTCATCCGCACAGTGTGCTCACGCTGGACCTTCGAGGTCGGGATGAAAAGGTGGATCATATCGACATCGCAGTCGAGACAGGCGTCGACATCGTCTCTGCGCATCCGTGCGAGCCCGCAGATCTCCGCACCGGTCCCCGCGGCGACGATGGCCCTGACGGCCTCCCGTTCCTCTGCCGAGGATGCCGGGAACCCGGCCTCGATGATCTTCACCCCGATCCCGGCGAGCTGCCCGGCGATCTCGACCTTCTGCTCGGTGGTGAAGGATACGCCTGGCGTTTGTTCGCCGTCTCTCAGCGTGGTGTCGAAAAGAGCGATTGATTTACGCGCGTTTCCAGGGGCAAAGAAAACGATACCCCCTTGTTGTTGGTGTGCCTGCGTTGTTGCGAGACATACACAGAAAGAGACGTATCGGTATATATAGGTGCGCCCTCAAGCATCGCACGCCGCCGATACCTTTAATAACAAGACTGACCCACCTATGTAGCACAACAAACCCGCCTTAACTCAGACTGGTAGAGTGCGCGGCTGTAGTTTGGTTCACTGTTCAAGTGACCGCGCGGCTACCGCGATGTCCCCGGTTCGAATCCGGGAGGCGGGATCTTGCTGTATGCCCAGGTAGTGTAGCGGCCTATCATGGTGCCCTGTCACGGCACCGACACGGATTCGAATTCCGTCCTGGGCGTTTACCTTCTTTTGTGATCTTGATTCTTCTCAGTCCTGGGTGCCGTTCGGAAAGAAATGTCTAAGTGGCGGGTGTGAGAGCATATTGCCTGACCGCATCGCGTAGGAGATGATAGAGATGGCCGTCCCCACGATTGAATGAGGGTTGTACCTGGAGGGCGAGGACGCCCGCCGCTTCGAGGATTACATGGCTAACCCCGAGAAATATAGCACTCCAGAAGGAAGGGAGATGAAGAAATGGGCCGAGGCCCATGCTGACGAAGTATTCGATTCTGTTTTTGTGTGCCTGCTAGTATGGATGCCTCTCCATCGAATGGCTCGCCCTTGATTGCCGATTCCCTGACATCAATTCAACCTCTGTCCGGGGCGGCGGTGCGGGATCTATATATATCGCCATCTCCCAGATCCTCTCGATAAGAGTGAGACCTCACCTCCAGACCGACGACTTCAGGCGATTGCAGGAGCGATCGGCCTGGATCAGGGAACATTTTGGCGTGAAGCGGATCGGCATCTTCGGGTCTGTTGCCAGGGGAGAAGAGACGCCGACGAGCGATATCGATATCCTTGTGGACTTTGCAGAAGGGGGGGCCACGTTCCAGAATTTCATGGCCCTCATCCGGTACCTCGAAGCCCTCTTCGGCCGGAGGGTGGACCTGGTCACCACCCGCGGGATCGACCCCTATCTCCGCCCGTACATTGAGGATGAGGTGATCTGGTGTGAAGCGTGAAGGGGTGTATCTTCACCATATTCTGGACGAGATGGTCTTTCTGGAGGAGCAGTGCAGCGCCATCACCTACGACGACCTTGTCCATGACGAGGTGCTGAAACGATCGGTTCTCCGGAGCATCGAGGTGATCGGTGAGGCGACAAAGCACCTCCCTCCTTCTTCAGGGAGGCTCATCCCGGGGTTCCATGGAGGGGGATGGCCGGGATGCGGGACCGTCTCATCCATGCCTATTTCAGCGTGGACTGGGAGATCGTCTGGGATGTGCTGACGCATGAGATCCCGGCACAAAAACTTCTTATCGGTGGTTTGCTCGAACGATGTGATGAAGAAGAGAGCAAGCGCGAGTGAAAGAGATATCCAACTGCCTGGATATCTCCGGGAGAATCGCGGCTGTACCTGATCCGGGCATCCATCGGATCGCCGGAGACCCTTCATGCCTCCTCTCGGGCACGGTCCCCATCCCGTGATCCCCCGACGCCTTCTTCACCCACGAGCAACGATAGGTGTGCATGGAGCATGAACAGACCGACGACCTCGCCGGGGAGGCCCTCCGCCTCGCCCTCGGCGGGGCCGAGGAGGCCAGGATCCGGAGGATGGCCTCCATCTTTCTGGGAAAGACCGGGGGCGCTTCATCGGTCGGGGCGCTGGAGACGGCGCTCCGCGACCCCGACAAGGAGGTGCGGGCCGAGGCGATGCGGGCGCTGGTCGCCTGCGGGTCGGCGGGTTTTCCGGTCCTTCTCGCCGCCCTCCGCGACCCCGACTGGCGGGTCCGGTATCGTGCCGCCGAAGGGCTCGGGCTGATCGGAGAACGGCGGGCCGTCGCCCCGCTCGTCAGAGCGCTCAAGGACGAACGGGAGCACGTGCGCTACATGGCGGCAAAGGCCCTCGGCCAGATCGCCGACCCGGCGGCGAGAGGGGCACTCCTGCCCCTCCTCCGCGATCCCAACCCCCCGGCGCGGAAGGCGGCGGCGACGGCCCTCGGGCAGATCGGCGGGGCCGAGGCGGTCCTGGAAGAGGCCCTTGTCGACGAACCCTCGGGTGCGGTCAGGCGGGCATTGAGGGACGCCCTCGGCCGACCGTGAGATGGACCGGTTTGCCGTCCCCCTCACGGTACAGATCGGTGTCTCGGGTGCCGGCAACCTGGCGCCGGCCCTGGCCCGCCTCGACGACATCCTCGCCCATACTCCCCATACCTATCTCGCTCTCTCGACCGGTCCGGGCCCGGTGCCGGGCACCGACGCCCACCGGCAGGTCGTCTCCCTCGAAGAGTTGGTCCGCGAGTGCGATCTTCTTATCGTCTCAGGTGCCGCGGACGGTGCCCTCGCCGCCGCAAGGGCCGCGGGCCGGACCGCACTGCTGATCTCCGCTGCGGGCCAGGTCAGCGCCGAGATCCATGGCGACCGGATCCTCGAAAACCTCAGGGCCTATGATGATTTCAATGCCGAAGAGGTCAATCAAAAAACGATCGATGAAAAGGTTGCTCTCTGGTCGGCTGATGTCCGTGCTGCCCTGCGGAAGGCCGGCCTCTCCCCCGCGCTCTTCGAGCCCCTGAACCGCTCGCTGCTTCCGTCGTATATCCGCACCCGGCTCCTTGCCGACCGGTACCGCCGTCGCCACCTCGGCGCCGGGACCGCGGTCTATGCCCTGGCCACCGCGGCGATCGCCACCGTCGCCCTCCAGATCCTCTTTCTCCCTGAACATCCTGAGGTGATCTGGTTCGAGGTGGCCGAGATCGCCGCCGCCCTCTTTCTCCTCATCGCCGCCCGGACTCTGGACTGGCACCGCAAGTGGCTCGACTACCGTCTCCTTGCCGAGCGGATGCGTTCGGCGCTCTTTCTCTGTTTTGTCTGTATCAGGTGCGAGTTGCCCGACGCCCACCCGGCCCTCACCCTCTCCCATCCCTCTGATGACTGGATGACCCGGGCCTTCGAGGGGCTGCTCGAAACCCGTCCAATCGAGTATTGTTATCTCTCGATGCCCCTCGGTCCTCTCAAAGAGTTCCTCCTCTCGGCCTGGATCGACCGGCAGGTCGCCTGGTATGCCGGCACCGCCCGGAGGAACCGGGCCTGGTTCGAGCGCCTCCTCTATGCCGGGGAGTTCTTCTTCATCGCCACGCTCATCGCCGCCGCTGCCCATGCCTCGGGTGCGGGCCATGGGTACGACCCCCTCCTCGCCGCGGCGACGCTCATCTTCCCGTCGGTCGCGGCAACCCTCGGGGCGGTGCGGACTCAGCGCGAGTACCGGCAGACCGCCGAGCGGGCCTCGCGGATGCTCAACCGCCTCTCATCCATCGCCCTCGAGATCAGGGAGGCCGAGGATATGTCCACCCTCTGCGCCCTCCTCGGCCGGGCCGACGAGGCGATGCTGCGGGAGCAGCAGGAGTGGCAGGCGGTCTTTCGGTTCAGGGAACTCGAGAGCCTCTGAACACACCGAGCAGTCGTTCGAGTTCCTCGACCTCTTCCCAGGTGCACCGGTCCCCGGCATAGCGTATACGCTCGTAGAGTTTCACAAATGCCCCCGCACTTTCCGCTCCCGGGGTATATTTGAGGGCCTTCACGAGTTCGCGCGGGGTCTGTGACCGCGGGTTCTTCACGTCGTACTCGATCCCGGCGGCATCGGCAAGGTCGATCCAGAGCCTGGCCGCCGCCTCTTCCGGGGTCTGTGGTATAGTCGGGGCCTGTACTTCTCCGGTCGCGGTCTCCTCTGCTGTCACGCTTATCTCTTCGTCTCTGTGTGCTGTGTCCGGAGCAACGTCGGGCCTGCGCCTTGACCAGCGCAGGAAGACGACGCCGGCGAGGAGGCCTATGGCCAGTCCTCCGCCGATGGTCATGAGGTTTCGGGGAGAGAAGGGGGAGGAACCGGTCTGGACCGGGATCTCCTCGCTCGACGAGGGCCAGAGCGGGTACTCCTCCCCGGTGAATTCGGCTCTCAAACGATGCTCTCCTGCTTTGAGCGAGACCTCGACCTCGTAATCTCCCTCTTTTCCGGTGACCGGCCTCGCGACGACGGCGTTGTCGACGATGACCTGCACCCTGGCGCCGTCGACGCCGCGTCCGTTTGCGGTGAGTGTCCCGGTGCATGTGACGACCTCGTCCTCGGCCGTCACCTGGAGGCTGAGGTTGGAGGGCGAGGTGAGGACGCTGAAGGGGACGAGGTCTGAGGCCGACCTGTCCGACTGGACATACACCAGGTGCGGCCCGGCCCTGGTCTTTTCGATCGGGTATGAGAAGGCGTACTCCCCGCCGGCGCCGGTGACGGTGGTCTCGTAGGGCCTGCTGTCCAGGTAACTCTCAATCTCCGTCCCTTCCGTCCGGGTTCCGAGCGTGCCGTGCCATCGCACGAGGTCGCCAAACTTCGCCTCGGTCGGCGCCAGGGAGATCCCGATCCCCGGGGCCGGGATGCCTGGCCTGGACGTGCCGTTGTCGAGACCTCCCACGATCTCTCCGTAGGTCTCGACGCTGTCTTTTAATTTCGCGGTATCGGTTTCGTACTTCTCGCCGATGGCGGAGAGATCGTCGCTATGCCCGGAGTAGGTCTTATACGATTCCTGAAGCTGTTTTTTGATCGCCTCTTCCTCGTAGATAACCGAATAATACATCGAGGGGTTGTCACTGTCCCGGTAGGTGACCTCCAGCTGCTTGAGATGGTCGAGGCGTGCGGTGCCGTTCACCAGGGTCTCCAGGGCGTCCCGGTTCTCCCGGCTCTTCTCTCTGAACTCGTTGATGTCGGTCCCTGAGAGGTCGAGGGAGAGGACCAGGTTGTCCATGGACCTGGTCATCTCGGCGTACTCTTCCAGTTCTTTCTGCGCACTCTCCCAGTCTTTCACCTTCACCGAGAGGACCACCGGGCCTCCCTGTCCGAGGATCTCCTCGAGGAGGGGCATCACCGTCTCCGCCTTCTTCGGGTCCATCTTCTCGGCCACCGAGAGGTCAACCTCGCCGATCGAACTCGTGTTCTCCGCAGTGTACAGCATCGGCTCCTGCGCATGGAAGGCGACCAGGGCCAGGCAGGCCACGATCAGCACGCCAAGGAGGATGCGTTTCATGAACCGATGATCTCCATGACTTTCATCACCACGATATACCCAAAGACTGTCACGCCCATCGCGATAAGCACCTTGATCCGTCGCATGGAACGCGGCTGGACGAAGGGAGAATCGATCAGCACCACCAGCACCAGCAGCCCGATCAGCCCGAGCACAAAGTAGACCTCAAGGTCGAGGGCCCGGTTGAGGAGCATGAAGAAGGCGATGATCCCGAACCACAGGGCAAAGAGGCAGGCCGCGAGGTACCTGGTATTGCTCATTGCGTTCATACGTTCTCATTACCCCGGATTAATGTTGCGAAATCGCCCCTTGTATTCTGAAAAATATGGCAGATATGTCTCCCCTCCAACCGCAACCTTTTTAATTGGTTCTCCCGATATGATCTCCCACGCGGCCCTCTCTCTCTGTCCTCTTCCTCTCTTCGTGCTATATATTGGCTTCGCAGATCCTGTCCTCCATCCGGGATGGGGGGCAAGGGCTATCATTCCCGTCCTTCCGGTCTCTGATCGGGAACACGAGTGAGTGCTTCTCGCATTCACCGGGGGATCCGGACGGATGCATATTTCTGGATCCTGTAGAATCGCTTATGAAACGAAGTTCAAGGTGGTTCTTTGAAAAATCCGGGGGAGGATTTCCCGAACTCTCCACGTATCTGATTGCATCGGGGATGGGAACGCCCTCTTCACGATCTCCCCTTCGCCTTCCCGCCCCTATCTTCGTTCGGGGGTCCGGGTGCAGGGGGCCGCCCCCGCTCCGATGGAAATCCGACCGGATATGCCTCTATTTTGGGGTCGGCCCCTTCGATCCGGGGCCATATCGGGCATATTGTGTGATCCCCTGAGAATGAGACTTTTTCATGAAATGCCGGGATATCCGTCTGCTTACCCCGCCCTCTGGAGGGCCCATATGCGTGGCAGGGATAGCTTTTGCCCGGCCCTGTGCATACCGCCGGTCTACGGCCCTTGTGTCCGGCAGGAAATCGGCGCGATTTCAAGGGCGTGGGTGCGGTTTCTGGCCGAAAAACGCTCTTCCTGCGGGCTTTGTATGGGCGTCGGCCGGAAGAGTTCTCCTGGTGTGCTCTCCCTAACCTGCGGGAAAAATCGTCGATCAAAATCGAGACTTTCCTGGATTATCGGCTTTTAAGAAATGCTCTGGATGACTATCTCTGCGGGGGGCTTGCCGCCCCCGCTCCCCCCAACGCGAAGATAGGCGACGGACGGTACCCCTCTCTTCAAGTTCGTCGATGGTGCCTTCCCGCCCCTGTCGCCATCCCCCGGGGTCGGGGGCAGCGCATCTGGTGAGAGCATGGAGATCCGCCCACACGCTGAAGCGCTGCTCAGAATATGTTCAATCGCGTATGCTTGAGCCCGGGGTTCATGCCTGATTCTACACCGTCGGATTATCATCGAACATACCCCGAAGTCTCCAGGTCTCGATCCATCATCAGGATCGAGACTTTTCC contains:
- a CDS encoding 2-isopropylmalate synthase, with protein sequence MALFDTTLRDGEQTPGVSFTTEQKVEIAGQLAGIGVKIIEAGFPASSAEEREAVRAIVAAGTGAEICGLARMRRDDVDACLDCDVDMIHLFIPTSKVQREHTVRMSMDEVLAATAEVVGYAREHVDHVLFSPMDATRTDWDDLVRACRTAVEAGATVVNIPDTVGVMTPSAMKELITHVVKEVKAPIDVHCHNDFGLAVANTLAAVEAGASQVQVTVNGMGERAGNADLAQTVMALEAIYGIGTGVETSRLVETSRLVSRHANFAVPSLQPVVGENAFAHESGIHAHGVLEHPETFEPGVMTPEMVGHRRRIKFGKHAGRHAVSQMLADVHLTPTDAQLDQILEKVKAFSGRGRRVTDADLYAIAEEVVGMGAVTPSVQLSDISVLTGTHALPTASIRLVVDGTEKVACSTGNGPVDAAMRAILGCLPEPVHLKEFSIEAITGGTDAIGHVTIAVEDRAGHIFDASASSDDIVTASVDAMINAVNLVRRVEKGE
- a CDS encoding HEAT repeat domain-containing protein, whose product is MEHEQTDDLAGEALRLALGGAEEARIRRMASIFLGKTGGASSVGALETALRDPDKEVRAEAMRALVACGSAGFPVLLAALRDPDWRVRYRAAEGLGLIGERRAVAPLVRALKDEREHVRYMAAKALGQIADPAARGALLPLLRDPNPPARKAAATALGQIGGAEAVLEEALVDEPSGAVRRALRDALGRP
- a CDS encoding DUF4129 domain-containing protein, with amino-acid sequence MKRILLGVLIVACLALVAFHAQEPMLYTAENTSSIGEVDLSVAEKMDPKKAETVMPLLEEILGQGGPVVLSVKVKDWESAQKELEEYAEMTRSMDNLVLSLDLSGTDINEFREKSRENRDALETLVNGTARLDHLKQLEVTYRDSDNPSMYYSVIYEEEAIKKQLQESYKTYSGHSDDLSAIGEKYETDTAKLKDSVETYGEIVGGLDNGTSRPGIPAPGIGISLAPTEAKFGDLVRWHGTLGTRTEGTEIESYLDSRPYETTVTGAGGEYAFSYPIEKTRAGPHLVYVQSDRSASDLVPFSVLTSPSNLSLQVTAEDEVVTCTGTLTANGRGVDGARVQVIVDNAVVARPVTGKEGDYEVEVSLKAGEHRLRAEFTGEEYPLWPSSSEEIPVQTGSSPFSPRNLMTIGGGLAIGLLAGVVFLRWSRRRPDVAPDTAHRDEEISVTAEETATGEVQAPTIPQTPEEAAARLWIDLADAAGIEYDVKNPRSQTPRELVKALKYTPGAESAGAFVKLYERIRYAGDRCTWEEVEELERLLGVFRGSRVP
- a CDS encoding SLATT domain-containing protein; this encodes MDRFAVPLTVQIGVSGAGNLAPALARLDDILAHTPHTYLALSTGPGPVPGTDAHRQVVSLEELVRECDLLIVSGAADGALAAARAAGRTALLISAAGQVSAEIHGDRILENLRAYDDFNAEEVNQKTIDEKVALWSADVRAALRKAGLSPALFEPLNRSLLPSYIRTRLLADRYRRRHLGAGTAVYALATAAIATVALQILFLPEHPEVIWFEVAEIAAALFLLIAARTLDWHRKWLDYRLLAERMRSALFLCFVCIRCELPDAHPALTLSHPSDDWMTRAFEGLLETRPIEYCYLSMPLGPLKEFLLSAWIDRQVAWYAGTARRNRAWFERLLYAGEFFFIATLIAAAAHASGAGHGYDPLLAAATLIFPSVAATLGAVRTQREYRQTAERASRMLNRLSSIALEIREAEDMSTLCALLGRADEAMLREQQEWQAVFRFRELESL
- a CDS encoding nucleotidyltransferase family protein — encoded protein: MRPHLQTDDFRRLQERSAWIREHFGVKRIGIFGSVARGEETPTSDIDILVDFAEGGATFQNFMALIRYLEALFGRRVDLVTTRGIDPYLRPYIEDEVIWCEA